A stretch of the Strigops habroptila isolate Jane chromosome 15, bStrHab1.2.pri, whole genome shotgun sequence genome encodes the following:
- the ATP6V1G1 gene encoding V-type proton ATPase subunit G 1, giving the protein MASQSQGIQQLLQAEKRAAEKVAEARKRKNRRLKQAKEEAQAEIEQYRLQREKEFKAKEAAALGSHGSCTTEVEKETQEKMSVIQQNFQKNREVVLSQLLSLVCDIKPEIHVNYRING; this is encoded by the exons ATGGCGAGTCAGTCGCAGGGCATCCAGCAGTTGCTGCAGGCCGAGAAACGCGCCGCGGAGAAGGTGGCCGAGGCCCGCAAGC gaaagaatCGAAGGCTGAAGCAGGCCAAAGAAGAAGCCCAGGCAGAGATTGAGCAGTACCGCctgcagagggagaaagagtTCAAGGCCAAGGAAGCAGCG GCACTTGGATCTCATGGCAGCTGCACCACTGAAGTTGAGAAAGAGACCCAGGAGAAGATGAGTGTCATCCAGCAGAACTTCCAGAAGAACCGGGAGGTGGTCCTCTCCCAGCTCTTGTCTCTTGTGTGTGACATCAAACCTGAAATCCATGTGAATTACCGCATCAATGGGTAG